Proteins co-encoded in one Oncorhynchus nerka isolate Pitt River unplaced genomic scaffold, Oner_Uvic_2.0 unplaced_scaffold_2468, whole genome shotgun sequence genomic window:
- the LOC115104175 gene encoding AN1-type zinc finger protein 2A-like isoform X2, with product MEFPNLGEHCSENSCKQLDFLPMRCDACEEIFCKDHITYANHKCMSSYKKDIQVPVCPLCNTPIPIKRGEMPDIKVGEHIDRDCQSDPAQNKRKIFTNKCSKGGCKQKEMIRVTCDQCHMNYCLKHRHPLDHDCKPEDKPVSKSGFAAFMRSQGASSSSASTSGSRGSSRPVSNGNARTQSSRSAQAIYNPAPAVRPPPAQNVVPVSASFQTEEQALQRALEMSLAESARSTVQQPTLSPQEQEDLALAQALAASEEEYRRQQRRQQERESAKQSSCSLS from the exons ATGGAGTTTCCAAATCTAGGAGAGCATTGCTCTGAAAACTCCTGCAAGCAGCTGG ATTTCCTACCAATGAGATGTGATGCCTGTGAAGAGATTTTTTGTAAAGACCACATAACCTATGCAAATCACAAATGCATGTCATCCTACAAGAAG GATATCCAGGTCCCTGTGTGTCCTCTGTGCAACACCCCGATCCCCATCAAGCGAGGGGAAATGCCAGACATCAAGGTTGGGGAGCACATCGATCGCGATTGCCAGTCGGACCCTGCTCAGAACAAGAGAAAG ATATTTACAAACAAATGCTCGAAAGGAGGCTGCAAGCAGAAAGAAATGATCCGAGTGACATGTGACCAGTGCCACATGAATTATTGTCTTAAACACCGACATCCACTAGACCATGACTGTAAGCCTGAAGACAAACCAGTCTCCAAATCTGG ATTTGCTGCTTTCATGCGGTCCCAAGGAGCATCCTCTAGCAGTGCCTCCACTTCAGGCAGTAGAGGAAGTTCTAGGCCCGTTTCTAATGGGAATGCTAGGACCCAAAGTAGTCG CAGTGCTCAGGCCATTTATAATCCAGCTCCGGCCGTGCGGCCCCCTCCAGCACAGAATGTAGTACCTGTTTCGGCATCCTTTCAG actgaggagcaggccttACAAAGAGCGCTGGAGATGTCCTTGGCTGAGTCGGCTCGCAGCACAGTCCAACAGCCAACACTCAG CCCTCAGGAGCAGGAGGATCTGGCTCTGGCTCAGGCCCTTGCTGCTAGTGAAGAAGAGTACAGACGCCAGCAGCGGAGACAACAG GAAAGAGAGTCCGCCAAACAGTCTTCCTGCAGCCTATCATAA
- the LOC115104175 gene encoding AN1-type zinc finger protein 2A-like isoform X3 has translation MEFPNLGEHCSENSCKQLDFLPMRCDACEEIFCKDHITYANHKCMSSYKKDIQVPVCPLCNTPIPIKRGEMPDIKVGEHIDRDCQSDPAQNKRKIFTNKCSKGGCKQKEMIRVTCDQCHMNYCLKHRHPLDHDCKPEDKPVSKSGFAAFMRSQGASSSSASTSGSRGSSRPVSNGNARTQSSRSAQAIYNPAPAVRPPPAQNVVPVSASFQVGLTEEQALQRALEMSLAESARSTVQQPTLSPQEQEDLALAQALAASEEEYRRQQRRQQVSRKLRRQ, from the exons ATGGAGTTTCCAAATCTAGGAGAGCATTGCTCTGAAAACTCCTGCAAGCAGCTGG ATTTCCTACCAATGAGATGTGATGCCTGTGAAGAGATTTTTTGTAAAGACCACATAACCTATGCAAATCACAAATGCATGTCATCCTACAAGAAG GATATCCAGGTCCCTGTGTGTCCTCTGTGCAACACCCCGATCCCCATCAAGCGAGGGGAAATGCCAGACATCAAGGTTGGGGAGCACATCGATCGCGATTGCCAGTCGGACCCTGCTCAGAACAAGAGAAAG ATATTTACAAACAAATGCTCGAAAGGAGGCTGCAAGCAGAAAGAAATGATCCGAGTGACATGTGACCAGTGCCACATGAATTATTGTCTTAAACACCGACATCCACTAGACCATGACTGTAAGCCTGAAGACAAACCAGTCTCCAAATCTGG ATTTGCTGCTTTCATGCGGTCCCAAGGAGCATCCTCTAGCAGTGCCTCCACTTCAGGCAGTAGAGGAAGTTCTAGGCCCGTTTCTAATGGGAATGCTAGGACCCAAAGTAGTCG CAGTGCTCAGGCCATTTATAATCCAGCTCCGGCCGTGCGGCCCCCTCCAGCACAGAATGTAGTACCTGTTTCGGCATCCTTTCAGGTTGGCCTG actgaggagcaggccttACAAAGAGCGCTGGAGATGTCCTTGGCTGAGTCGGCTCGCAGCACAGTCCAACAGCCAACACTCAG CCCTCAGGAGCAGGAGGATCTGGCTCTGGCTCAGGCCCTTGCTGCTAGTGAAGAAGAGTACAGACGCCAGCAGCGGAGACAACAGGTATCCAGAAAACTTAGGCGTCAGTAG
- the LOC115104175 gene encoding AN1-type zinc finger protein 2A-like isoform X1 — MEFPNLGEHCSENSCKQLDFLPMRCDACEEIFCKDHITYANHKCMSSYKKDIQVPVCPLCNTPIPIKRGEMPDIKVGEHIDRDCQSDPAQNKRKIFTNKCSKGGCKQKEMIRVTCDQCHMNYCLKHRHPLDHDCKPEDKPVSKSGFAAFMRSQGASSSSASTSGSRGSSRPVSNGNARTQSSRSAQAIYNPAPAVRPPPAQNVVPVSASFQVGLTEEQALQRALEMSLAESARSTVQQPTLSPQEQEDLALAQALAASEEEYRRQQRRQQERESAKQSSCSLS, encoded by the exons ATGGAGTTTCCAAATCTAGGAGAGCATTGCTCTGAAAACTCCTGCAAGCAGCTGG ATTTCCTACCAATGAGATGTGATGCCTGTGAAGAGATTTTTTGTAAAGACCACATAACCTATGCAAATCACAAATGCATGTCATCCTACAAGAAG GATATCCAGGTCCCTGTGTGTCCTCTGTGCAACACCCCGATCCCCATCAAGCGAGGGGAAATGCCAGACATCAAGGTTGGGGAGCACATCGATCGCGATTGCCAGTCGGACCCTGCTCAGAACAAGAGAAAG ATATTTACAAACAAATGCTCGAAAGGAGGCTGCAAGCAGAAAGAAATGATCCGAGTGACATGTGACCAGTGCCACATGAATTATTGTCTTAAACACCGACATCCACTAGACCATGACTGTAAGCCTGAAGACAAACCAGTCTCCAAATCTGG ATTTGCTGCTTTCATGCGGTCCCAAGGAGCATCCTCTAGCAGTGCCTCCACTTCAGGCAGTAGAGGAAGTTCTAGGCCCGTTTCTAATGGGAATGCTAGGACCCAAAGTAGTCG CAGTGCTCAGGCCATTTATAATCCAGCTCCGGCCGTGCGGCCCCCTCCAGCACAGAATGTAGTACCTGTTTCGGCATCCTTTCAGGTTGGCCTG actgaggagcaggccttACAAAGAGCGCTGGAGATGTCCTTGGCTGAGTCGGCTCGCAGCACAGTCCAACAGCCAACACTCAG CCCTCAGGAGCAGGAGGATCTGGCTCTGGCTCAGGCCCTTGCTGCTAGTGAAGAAGAGTACAGACGCCAGCAGCGGAGACAACAG GAAAGAGAGTCCGCCAAACAGTCTTCCTGCAGCCTATCATAA